In Drosophila teissieri strain GT53w chromosome 2R, Prin_Dtei_1.1, whole genome shotgun sequence, the following proteins share a genomic window:
- the LOC122614453 gene encoding uncharacterized protein LOC122614453: MYNVLVLLLLLSTRAQMGTSTRGSYNIALLRSVLTVIRGREHWKNTPIFMGSHTNSDDLNALMIWLQNTMEVTCHTVDTSTAAHYEQPLGYFNINADNSVSLLFCQSSHELIWFNMDKRLRRLRTIRLIVILSNKRSESYKAIMGIFKRLWHFQFLKVIVLHRDRVYSYTPYPVIRFFELDPSFYPLFPQSTTNFQGYVVSTPVENDIPRVFFVHDQKTGRKQIRGFGYRTFVEYLHRHNASLHVSNSQQEHAINSSVNMGRIMNQIVDGQLEFSLHPYVDVPENEGDHSYPLLIASNCLIVPVRNEISRYMYLLLPLNHSSWIMLLGSVGYISGVLYYIQPGVVHQTWGHRMGLNFLDSISRILYICSPSRTYNPSLRYFIVSVHLSILGFVVTNLYTIMLGSFFTTLVVGEQMDSMEQLIQQQQKVLVKYYEVSTLLRHVEPDLVDEVAQLLVGVNASEQVSALLGFNRSYAYPFTLERWEFFALQQQYAFKPIFRFSSACLGSPIIGYPMRRDCHLQPTLNIFIMRIQDAGLLQHWKVCDFNEAMRAGYVRLLENFLGFHSLDVDSLRLGWAVLLCGWLLSTVIFFGERWRFCH, translated from the coding sequence ATGTACAACGTTCTGGTATTGCTCCTGTTGTTATCTACTCGTGCCCAAATGGGCACTTCCACTCGAGGAAGTTACAACATCGCTCTCCTAAGATCCGTGCTGACAGTAATCCGCGGCAGGGAGCACTGGAAAAATACTCCCATCTTCATGGGCAGCCATACTAATTCGGATGACCTGAATGCCTTGATGATTTGGCTTCAGAATACGATGGAAGTAACTTGTCACACGGTGGATACATCTACTGCAGCCCATTACGAACAACCTCTGGGTTACTTTAACATAAATGCGGATAATTCGGttagtttgttgttttgccaaaGCTCCCACGAACTTATTTGGTTTAATATGGATAAGAGACTTCGCCGACTACGTACTATTCGCCTAATTGTGATTTTATCTAACAAACGAAGTGAATCCTACAAAGCTATAATGGGCATCTTTAAAAGGCTGTGGCATTTTCAGTTCCTCAAAGTTATTGTTCTGCACAGAGATCGGGTTTATTCATATACTCCTTATCCAGTCATTCGATTTTTTGAGCTTGATCCTAGTTTCTATCCGCTCTTCCCACAAAGTACAACAAATTTCCAAGGCTATGTGGTGTCTACCCCTGTGGAAAACGATATCCCGCGAGTGTTTTTCGTGCATGATCAGAAAACAGGACGCAAGCAAATCAGAGGATTTGGGTATCGCACATTTGTGGAGTATCTGCATCGCCACAATGCCTCATTACATGTCAGTAATTCCCAACAGGAGCATGCCATCAACAGCAGCGTGAATATGGGACGGATAATGAATCAGATTGTGGACGGCCAGCTGGAGTTCTCCCTGCATCCGTATGTAGATGTTCCGGAAAATGAAGGAGATCACAGCTATCCCCTGCTGATAGCCAGCAATTGTCTTATTGTTCCGGTCAGGAACGAGATATCCCGCTACATGTATCTACTATTGCCTCTTAACCATTCGAGCTGGATAATGCTGCTCGGTTCCGTAGGTTACATCAGCGGCGTGCTCTACTACATTCAACCTGGTGTGGTGCACCAAACCTGGGGTCACCGGATGGGGCTTAACTTCCTAGATAGCATCAGCCGAATACTTTATATATGCTCTCCCTCCAGAACTTACAATCCATCCCTGAGGTATTTTATAGTTTCGGTACACCTTAGTATTCTGGGATTTGTGGTTACCAACCTCTACACCATTATGTTGGGCAGCTTCTTCACCACCTTGGTGGTGGGCGAGCAGATGGACAGCATGGAGCAGCTCatccaacagcagcaaaaggtGCTAGTAAAATATTACGAAGTCAGTACACTCTTACGGCATGTGGAACCAGATTTGGTGGACGAAGTAGCGCAACTTTTAGTGGGTGTGAATGCCAGTGAGCAGGTGTCGGCACTTCTTGGGTTCAATCGAAGCTATGCCTACCCCTTCACCCTGGAGAGATGGGAGTTCTTTGCACTACAACAGCAGTACGCCTTTAAGCCCATCTTCAGATTCTCATCCGCATGCCTGGGCTCGCCGATTATCGGCTATCCCATGAGAAGGGACTGCCACCTGCAGCCGACATTGAACATATTCATTATGAGGATCCAGGACGCAGGACTGCTGCAGCACTGGAAAGTGTGCGATTTCAACGAAGCAAT
- the LOC122613798 gene encoding Golgi pH regulator has translation MAFLGDCVIVFVSQMIFFAGGWLFFNKELFKHYEIRHISVQLIFSSTFALSITMFELIIFEIMDVLESSSRYFHWRLGLTLLLFMTTAVIPIYICYSVLHSISFFSDRWVRILTTFCWFVFLYGLWRIGEPFPLLSASHGIFTIEQGVSRISVIGVTVMAILSGFGAVNYPYTSMAYFIKPVSRNDIICFERRLALTVDMLTAKKRRIALAVYNHNKLHPAKPRIWDMLTSAVQRNTNNGEDINQLKQEVYGLEELLRSVFLELSSLKNMEERQRWSQTLKGKYFNVLGHFFSVYCVYKIFMCCINIIFDRVGRKDPVTRGLEIAIHWCGFDIDFAFWNQYISFLLVGCIVVTSIRGLLLTLTKFFYRISSSKSSNIIVLILGQIMGMYFCSSVLLMRMNMPAEYRVIITEVLGNLHFNFYHRWFDVIFLVSALTTIIVLYLSRKPVRVDDSDLH, from the exons ATGGCCTTTCTGGGCGACTGTGTTATCGTGTTCGTGTCGCAG aTGATATTCTTCGCCGGCGGCTGGTTGTTTTTCAACAAAGAACTCTTTAAGCACTATGAAATACGACACATATCCGTTCAGTTGATTTTTTCATCCACATTCGCCTTATCCATAACAATGTTCGAGTTGATCATATTCGAAATCATGGACGTTCTGGAGTCCAGTTCAAGGTACTTCCATTGGCGACTGGGTCTCACGTTACTACTCTTCATGACGACGGCTGTGATACCCATTTACATTTGCTACTCCGTGTTACACAGCATTTCCTTCT tttCCGATAGATGGGTCCGAATTCTGACCACATTCTGTTGGTTCGTCTTTCTCTACGGACTTTGGCGGATTGGCGAGCCCTTTCCTTTGCTGAGCGCCTCCCATGGAATCTTTACGATCGAACAGGGCGTTTCCCGGATAAGTGTGATTGGGGTCACTGTTATGGCCATACTTTCCGGCTTTGGTGCCGTCAATTATCCGTACACCAGTATGGCCTATTTCATCAA GCCAGTGTCTCGGAATGACATCATCTGTTTCGAAAGACGATTGGCTTTGACGGTAGACATGCTGACGGCCAAGAAGCGTAGGATTGCCCTGGCCGTCTATAATCACAACAAACTGCATCCTGCCAAGCCCAGAATTTGGGATATGCTTACATCGGCGGTCCAACGCAACACGAACAACGGCGAAG ACATAAATCAACTGAAACAGGAAGTATATGGCTTGGAGGAGCTATTACGCTCTGTGTTCTTGGAACTCAGTTCATTGAAGAACATGGAAGAACGCCAAAGATGGTCTCAAACCTTGAAGGGAAAGTACTTCAATGTCCTGGGACATTTTTTTAGTGTTTATTGTGTCTATAAGATATTTATG TGTTGCATCAACATCATCTTCGATAGAGTCGGTCGAAAGGACCCAGTCACCCGTGGTCTAGAAATTGCCATACACTGGTGCGGTTTTGACATAGACTTTGCGTTTTGGAATCAGTATATATCATTTCTGCTCGTCGGCTGCATTGTGGTCACCTCGATCAGAGGCTTGTTGCTGACGCTCACAAAA TTCTTCTACCGCATTTCATCGAGCAAGTCGAGCAACATTATAGTACTTATTTTGGGCCAGATTATGGGGATGTACTTCTGTTCCTcggtgctgctgatgcgcATGAACATGCCAGCCGAGTATCGTGTGATCATCACAGAGGTTCTGGGAAATCTGCACTTTAACTTCTACCATCGTTGGTTTGACGTTATATTCCTGGTCAGCGCTTTGACCACCATCATTGTTTTATATCTGTCGCGCAAGCCAGTTCGCGTGGACGATTCCGATCTGCACTGA
- the LOC122613797 gene encoding nischarin isoform X2: protein MRKLVRHPSLMLSVYAISERLSLPCPPSLDRGGKYDFSHVLDFCTQLVALVVTPVKDNASYAQDYNTVDVPIDRSNIIPNRLSFNLNAFRNLKTLKFSALSTENIVDIELLKPTLQTICVHNTTIQNINQVLLCDNLHKHCDVPSLLPETILASPSGSGSATSNGSALVSADAWKEITELDLTGNLLTQIDGSVRTAPKLKSLILDQNRIRTVQNLAELPQLQLLSLSGNLIAECVDWHLTMGNLVTLKLAQNKIKTLSGLRKLLSLVNLDLSSNQIEELDEVNHVANLPLLETLRLTGNPLAGSVDYRSRVLARFHERAAEISLDNEPGNQQELDTALVLSALLQSKQRQQQK from the exons ATGCGCAAACTCGTGAGGCATCCATCATTGATGCTCTCG GTCTACGCTATTAGTGAGCGGCTAAGTCTTCCCTGCCCACCGAGCCTGGATCGCGGTGGAAAGTACGACTTCTCGCACGTCCTGGACTTTTGCACACAGCTTGTGGCATTGGTGGTCACCCCGGTCAAGGACAATGCTAGCTACGCCCAGGATTACAATACGGTGGATGTGCCAATCGATCGCAGCAATATTATTCCGAACAGACTAAGTTTTAATCTAAATGCCTTTCGCAATCTCAAGACGCTCAAATTTTCGGCTTTGTCCACCGAAAACATTGTGGACATCGAGCTTCTAAAGCCGACTCTCCAGACAATCTGTGTTCATAACACGACCATACAGAACATAAACCAAGTTCTGCTTTGCGACAATCTACACAAGCACTGTGATGTGCCAAGCCTGCTGCCAGAGACTATCCTTGCTTCCCCCTCCGGTTCCGGTTCCGCCACTTCAAATGGTAGTGCCTTGGTTAGTGCGGATGCGTGGAAAGAGATAACAGAACTAGATCTGACAGGCAATCTGCTAACCCAAATCGATGGCAGTGTAAGAACAGCTCCAAAACTCAAGAGCCTCATCCTTGACCAGAATCGAATACGGACCGTCCAAAATCTGGCCGAACTTCCCCAACTCCAGTTGCTTTCGCTATCTGGGAATCTTATAGCAGAGTGTGTGGACTGGCATTTGACGATGGGAAACCTAGTCACTCTGAAGCTAgctcaaaacaaaatcaagacTCTGAGTGGTCTGCGAAAACTGCTTTCACTGGTTAACCTGGATCTTAGTTCGAATCAGATCGAGGAGCTTGATGAAGTTAATCATGTCGCCAATCTTCCGCTTCTAGAGACTCTTCGCCTTACTGGAAATCCGCTGGCGGGCAGTGTGG ACTATCGCTCTCGCGTCTTGGCTCGATTTCACGAACGTGCTGCTGAAATATCTTTGGACAACGAGCCTGGTAATCAGCAGGAGTTAGATACTGCTTTGGTTTTGTCCGCCCTTCTGCAATCAAAGCAGCGTCAGCAACAAAAGTGA
- the LOC122613799 gene encoding ankyrin repeat and LEM domain-containing protein 1 — translation MSKLLVFDFIQTIHLHLRNNFKIVVKARDISYSVGTLHKHHTNFSPELEKTINSEINFRNISNLIKFVRQHSKWYRDNDCINRHYFNYILLDPRVTNNLRERASHLHLMDVWYTFLRAIFYVGKGKATRPYVHLKNAQKLVDETNSLTLVKDPKLALIVSIWKANRGVLLTRAFQGISSKDAQTREASIIDALGMNHLTNRRLGVYCGRARSLSNKERKYLGIALLYKLMMKFLATEEKEIFPLKNTKAAMAA, via the coding sequence atgtcaaaattatTAGTATTCGATTTTATCCAAACCATCCATTTACATCTTagaaataactttaaaatcGTAGTCAAAGCTAGAGACATTAGTTACTCCGTGGGTACACTCCACAAACATCACACCAATTTCTCTCCAGAGCTGGAAAAGACCATAAATTCCGAGATTAATTTTAGGAATATCAGTAACCTTATAAAGTTTGTCCGACAACATAGTAAGTGGTACCGAGATAATGACTGCATTAATCGCCACTATTTTAACTACATATTGCTGGATCCTCGAGTTACAAATAATCTAAGGGAACGGGCTAGTCATCTTCACCTAATGGACGTTTGGTATACCTTTCTAAGAGCGATATTCTATGTAGGCAAAGGCAAGGCCACCCGCCCCTATGTTCATTTGAAGAATGCCCAGAAACTGGTAGATGAAACCAACAGCCTTACCTTAGTAAAGGACCCCAAACTGGCCTTAATAGTGTCCATATGGAAGGCGAATCGTGGAGTCTTACTAACCCGCGCTTTTCAGGGAATCTCGTCAAAAGATGCGCAAACTCGTGAGGCATCCATCATTGATGCTCTCGGTATGAATCATTTGACTAACCGGCGATTGGGTGTTTACTGTGGTCGAGCTCGAAGTTTATCGAATAAGGAGAGAAAGTATCTGGGGATAGCTCTACTTTACAAATTGATGATGAAGTTTCTGGCAACAGAAGAGAAAGAAATTTTTCCTCTAAAGAACACCAAAGCTGCTATGGCAGCCtaa
- the LOC122613797 gene encoding nischarin isoform X1 — protein sequence MACYYRQHEDTTVTVPKFTNESSSGGVTYYDIKVRVGKVEWLVERRYRDFANLHEKLVGEISISKKLLPPKKLVGNKQPSFLEQRREQLETYLQELLIYFRTELPRALAEFLDFNKYDIIYLLQDLAKLFNESGDALLSSKKEYNLSALEVYAISERLSLPCPPSLDRGGKYDFSHVLDFCTQLVALVVTPVKDNASYAQDYNTVDVPIDRSNIIPNRLSFNLNAFRNLKTLKFSALSTENIVDIELLKPTLQTICVHNTTIQNINQVLLCDNLHKHCDVPSLLPETILASPSGSGSATSNGSALVSADAWKEITELDLTGNLLTQIDGSVRTAPKLKSLILDQNRIRTVQNLAELPQLQLLSLSGNLIAECVDWHLTMGNLVTLKLAQNKIKTLSGLRKLLSLVNLDLSSNQIEELDEVNHVANLPLLETLRLTGNPLAGSVDYRSRVLARFHERAAEISLDNEPGNQQELDTALVLSALLQSKQRQQQK from the exons ATGGCTTGCTATTACCGCCAGCACGAGGACACCACGGTGACGGTGCCAAAGTTCACAAACGAGAGCTCCAGCGGCGGAGTGACCTACTACGACATCAAGGTGCGAGTGGGCAAGGTGGAGTGGCTGGTGGAGCGCCGCTATCGCGACTTTGCAAATCTTCACGAGAAGCTGGTTGGCGAGATTTCCATCAGTAAGAAGTTGCTGCCGCCGAAAAAG CTGGTCGGGAATAAGCAGCCCTCTTTTTTGGAGCAGCGTCGTGAACAGTTGGAAACGTATCTCCAGGAGCTTCTCATCTACTTCCGGACAGAGCTGCCGCGGGCTCTGGCCGAGTTTCTAGACTTTAACAAGTACGACATTATTTATCTCTTACAAGATCTTGCCAAGCTGTTCAACGAAAGCGGAGATGCCCTGCTCAGCTCCAAGAAGGAATACAACCTTTCAGCCCTAGAG GTCTACGCTATTAGTGAGCGGCTAAGTCTTCCCTGCCCACCGAGCCTGGATCGCGGTGGAAAGTACGACTTCTCGCACGTCCTGGACTTTTGCACACAGCTTGTGGCATTGGTGGTCACCCCGGTCAAGGACAATGCTAGCTACGCCCAGGATTACAATACGGTGGATGTGCCAATCGATCGCAGCAATATTATTCCGAACAGACTAAGTTTTAATCTAAATGCCTTTCGCAATCTCAAGACGCTCAAATTTTCGGCTTTGTCCACCGAAAACATTGTGGACATCGAGCTTCTAAAGCCGACTCTCCAGACAATCTGTGTTCATAACACGACCATACAGAACATAAACCAAGTTCTGCTTTGCGACAATCTACACAAGCACTGTGATGTGCCAAGCCTGCTGCCAGAGACTATCCTTGCTTCCCCCTCCGGTTCCGGTTCCGCCACTTCAAATGGTAGTGCCTTGGTTAGTGCGGATGCGTGGAAAGAGATAACAGAACTAGATCTGACAGGCAATCTGCTAACCCAAATCGATGGCAGTGTAAGAACAGCTCCAAAACTCAAGAGCCTCATCCTTGACCAGAATCGAATACGGACCGTCCAAAATCTGGCCGAACTTCCCCAACTCCAGTTGCTTTCGCTATCTGGGAATCTTATAGCAGAGTGTGTGGACTGGCATTTGACGATGGGAAACCTAGTCACTCTGAAGCTAgctcaaaacaaaatcaagacTCTGAGTGGTCTGCGAAAACTGCTTTCACTGGTTAACCTGGATCTTAGTTCGAATCAGATCGAGGAGCTTGATGAAGTTAATCATGTCGCCAATCTTCCGCTTCTAGAGACTCTTCGCCTTACTGGAAATCCGCTGGCGGGCAGTGTGG ACTATCGCTCTCGCGTCTTGGCTCGATTTCACGAACGTGCTGCTGAAATATCTTTGGACAACGAGCCTGGTAATCAGCAGGAGTTAGATACTGCTTTGGTTTTGTCCGCCCTTCTGCAATCAAAGCAGCGTCAGCAACAAAAGTGA